One genomic segment of Styela clava chromosome 3, kaStyClav1.hap1.2, whole genome shotgun sequence includes these proteins:
- the LOC144420815 gene encoding uncharacterized protein LOC144420815, translating into MDPQKWTGEKFALTVEKIIITRKYASPQKKSKAKLITLCEKEIESFDLRPKRPSFIQCGWSKDDIGYLLLQKYCTCGTNEAPNCCPNGWHLVYAGSRHTSQAERNYAPIKGEALARSLDHAKSFILGCKDFIVVTDHKPFIPLFSNRQLSDIRNPRVLRFRSKVSQYDFSIHHCCGKWHRGQYALSRNPVLSASHPTDEDLFAADIENDTTWSLMHETIQALNCYTENENGPLTDREITIDRLQNACQADKSHQLLHETISPGFPSTRSATSPEVRSYWELRNILSCFDNKIIVLDNKRFVIPRQLRSAVLHTLHSAHQGFTNRVAMAKDCIYWTGMNKCILNFKSSCPTCSYIALSQVQETIITNNNASNKSMLTYFI; encoded by the exons ATGGATCCACAGAAATGGACGGGGGAAAAATTTGCTCTTACTGTCGAAAAGATAATCATTACAAGAAAGTATGCTTCTCCGCAAAAA aaatcgaaAGCGAAACTTATCACTCTATGCGAAAAAGAGATCGAATCATTTGACCTTCGACCAAAACGACCATCTTTCATTCAATGCGGCTGGAGCAAGGACGATATTGGCTACTTACTCCTACAGAAATATTGCACCTGCGGTACAAATGAAGCCCCAAATTGTTGCCCTAATGGTTGGCATCTCGTATACGCCGGCTCTCGGCACACTTCACAAGCTGAAAGAAATTATGCACCCATCAAAGGCGAAGCGCTTGCTCGGAGCTTAGACCATGCCAAGTCTTTCATCCTCGGCTGCAAAGATTTCATTGTAGTAACCGATCATAAACCCTTCATCCCATTGTTCAGCAACCGACAACTATCTGACATCCGCAACCCACGCGTGCTGAGATTTAGATCAAAAGTGTCTCAATACGATTTTTCCATACACCACTGTTGTGGAAAATGGCACAGAGGGCAGTATGCCCTTTCTAGAAATCCAGTACTTTCTGCCTCTCATCCAACTGATGAAGACCTCTTTGCTGCTGACATAGAGAACGACACCACTTGGTCTCTCATGCACGAAACAATCCAAGCCTTAAATTGTTACACTGAAAACGAGAATGGACCTCTTACGGATCGGGAAATAACTATCGATAGGCTTCAAAACGCTTGCCAAGCTGACAAATCACATCAGCTGTTACATGAAACTATTTCTCCTGGATTCCCTTCCACAAGAAGTGCCACTTCACCAGAGGTTCGCTCGTATTGGGAATTACGTAACATACTATCTTGTTTCGACAACAAAATCATTGTTTTGGATAACAAAAGATTCGTTATCCCTCGACAGCTCAGGTCAGCTGTGCTTCATACACTACACAGTGCCCACCAGGGCTTCACAAATAGGGTCGCAATGGCAAAAGATTGTATATACTGGACGGGAATGAACAAATGCATTCTCAATTTCAAATCTTCCTGCCCTACTTGCTCCTATATTGCACTATCTCAAGTTCAAGAAACTATCATAACAAATAACAACGCCTCCAACAAATCGATGCTGACCTATTTTATCTAA